The Alicyclobacillus macrosporangiidus CPP55 genome segment ATGCGGCATTTTCAACCTGCCCTACGGAGGGGCCAAGGGCGGCATCATCTGCGATCCGCGCAAGATGTCGGTGCAAGAACAGGAGCGCCTGGCGCGCGGGTATGTCCGCGCGGTCAGCCAGATCGTCGGTCCCACCAAGGACATCCCGGCGCCCGATGTGTACACCAACCCGCAGATCATGGCCTGGATGTATGACGAATACTCCCGCATCCGCGAATACGACTCCCCCGGGTTCATCACCGGGAAACCGTTGGTGCTCGGTGGTTCGCAGGGTCGGGAGAAGGCGACCGCGCTGGGTGTGTGCATCGCCATGCGCGAGGCGGCAGCCGCACGCAAGCTGCCCCTCCAAGATCTGCGTGTCCTCATCCAGGGATTCGGCAACGTCGGCAGCAACGTCGCCGCCATCCTGCACGAGATGGGCGTCAAGGTCGTGGGCATCAGCGATGCGGGCGGCGGCCTGTACGATCCGGAGGGCCTGGACATCCCCTCTTTGCTGGAACAGCGGGACTCCTTCGGCATGGTGACCACCAACTTCTCCAAGGTCATACCGAACGAGGAGTTCCTCGTTCAGCCGTGCGATGTCCTGGTTCCGGCAGCCTTGGAGAACCAGATCACCGCGGAAAACGCGAACGATATCCAGGCCTCCATCATCGTCGAGGCGGCCAACGGTCCGACGACGCCGCAAGCCGACGAAATCCTCGCCGGGCGCAACGTGCTCATCGTCCCCGACGTGTTGGCCAACGCTGGCGGCGTGACGGTGTCGTACTTCGAGTGGGTACAGAACAGCCAGGGTTGGTACTGGACCGAGGAGGAGGTCAACCAGCGCCTGGAGGCGATGATGGTGCAATCCGTGCACAACATCCTCCGGACCGCTGAGCGGTATCACGTCTCGACCCGCTTAGCCGCCTACATGGTCGGCATCAAACCGTTCGCCGAGGCGATGCGCTGGCGCGGCTGGGTCTGAACCCGTCTGTCGGGGATGCGGCGCGCGGCCGGACCATTCCGGCAGCGCGCCTTTCTGTTTGCGCAATCTCCACAAAACGTCCACAATTTCCCGTGAAAGCCCATGCAGGACATGGTAAGATGAAACTAGTGTCTTCATCGATTCCTTTCATGTTTTGCCCTGCGAGACTTGCGTGGGCAGCCAGATCAAAACTGCGAGACGTCAGAGCAGGCAAGGAGGCAGTCTTATGGAGCACAAGCAGGGTGCACCGCTGCAACCCGGCACCGAACCGCACGTGAGCCTCGACGAGCAGCGGGGCCTCACCCGGCGCCAGTTCCTGACCTACGTCCTCGGTGGCACCGGCGCTTTCATGGGGACCTTGGTGGCGGCGCCGATGATCGTCAGCGCGTTCGATCCGCTTCACCGCAGCGGCAGCGCCAACTTCTCCCGCACCACCTGGAAAGTGTCCGACTTCGATGACAAGCTGCCGAAACACGTGAAGTTCACGGAACACATCGACGACGCGTGGAACTCCCAGGACAAACCGAACGACGTCTACGTCATCAAGTATCAAAACCGCTTGATGATTATGTCGCACGTGTGCACCCACCTTGGCTGCCACGTGGACGGCTCGGAAGAAAACGGACAGTCTGTGGCGCCCAAATACGGGAATGGCCAGTACTGGTTCCGTTGTCCCTGCCACGACAGCGTGTACAACATCTACGGTGTGCCTTCCGACACCTCGCCGGCGCCGGAACCTCTGGCCCTGTACGAGTACAAGATCGACAGCGACGGCACCGTGCTGGTCGGCGGCGCGGTCAAGCGCACCAAGGAGACTTGGAACCAAGTTCCCGGCCCGACCATCGCCTGACCCTCGTTTCCTCCCGTACATAATGGCCGCCAGTGCCAGTTTGGCGCGGGCGGCCATATTTCATGGGATTCCGGTGATGTCGGGTTCCACCAGGTTTCGTCCGTTCACACCCCGGCCATCTCGTCCCAGACGGATGCCAGAGCCGCCAGCGGATCGTCCGCTCGCGTCACCGCACGGCCGAGCACCAGGCGCGTCGCGCCGGCCTTCATCGCCTCCCCCGGTGTGAGGCTTCGCACCTGGTCGTGGCGCGGGGCTCCCGCCGGGCGGGTGCCCGGGACGACGATCTCAAATCCGGGCGGCGCGGCCGCACGGATACGGCGAGCCTCGAGCGCCGACGCCACCACCCCGTCGAGGCCGCAGCGGGCAGCCAAGCCGGCCCAGCGCTCGACCAGCGCCTCCGGTTCGGCCTGCGGCCCGCCCCAGCCCAATGCCTGCAGGTCGGATGTGCCGAGACTCGTGAGAACCGTCACCGCCAGCAACAGAGGCCGCACGGCACCGGCCGCCCCCGCCGCTTGGTCCAGTGCCTCCCGGGCGGCCATCAGCATGGCCGGACCGCCCGAAGCGTGCACGTTGACCATCTCGACCTCGAAACGGGCGATGGCGCGCAGGGCCCCCGCGACGGTGTTCGGAATGTCGTGCAGCTTCACGTCGAGAAATACGCGCTTCCCCATCGACCGCAAGGCCGACAGGGCGACGGGACCGTCGCCGAAGAACAGCTCCAGCCCCACCTTGTATCCGTCCACCGCGGGCCCGAACCGGTGCACGAGCGCCTCTGCCTGCGTCCACGTCGGCACGTCCAGCGCCACGTAGGTGGCGCGCCGCACGCCGTCGTATCGGGGTTCGCACAACACCGTCTGCAACGCTTCGCTCACCGGCCCACCTCCACCTGGGAAGCCGAGTCCGCGGCATGCGATCCCTTTCCCGCCCGTGAAGCGGGCGACGGAAGCGGCACGGTGGCGAAGCGGATGGTGGAGAGCACCTCCAGCAGGGACGCCGCCGTATCCAACGAGGTCAGGCACGGTACGCCGTGCTCGACCGCGGTGCGGCGGATGCGAAAACCGTCGCGCTCGGGCTTGAGCCCCTTCGTGAGGGTGTTGATCACCAGCTGGATCTTCCCGTCGCGGATGTCGTCGGCCAAGTTCGGCGTACCCTGCGCCAGTTTGTTCACGATGCGCACCGGCAGGCCCTTCTTTCGCAGGAAGCGCGCGGTTCCCTCGGTGGCCGCGATGCGGTAGCCGAGATTCGCGAAGCCCTCGAGGATGGGCCACGCTTCCTCCTTGTCCTTGTCGGAAATGGTGGCGAGGACCGTCCCGTGCACCGGGATGGCCATGCCCGCCGCCAACAGGCCTTTGTACAGGGCCTTGGCCAGCGTACGCTCGCTGCTCATCACCTCGCCGGTCGACTTCATCTCCGGCCCCAGGGTGATGTCCACCCGGCGCAGCTTGGCGAAGGAGAACACCGGCACCTTGACCGAGACCAGCGGCTGCTCCGGCGCCAACCCCGTGTCGTATCCGAACTCCGCCAACGATCCGCCGAGCAC includes the following:
- a CDS encoding Glu/Leu/Phe/Val family dehydrogenase; the encoded protein is MSMKVSKRLAAGASMPAADENVLANTQEAVHAALTRLGYSDTVYELLKEPIRVLTVRIPVRMDDGHVEVFTGFRAQHNDAIGPTKGGIRFHPNVTLDEVKALSIWMSIKCGIFNLPYGGAKGGIICDPRKMSVQEQERLARGYVRAVSQIVGPTKDIPAPDVYTNPQIMAWMYDEYSRIREYDSPGFITGKPLVLGGSQGREKATALGVCIAMREAAAARKLPLQDLRVLIQGFGNVGSNVAAILHEMGVKVVGISDAGGGLYDPEGLDIPSLLEQRDSFGMVTTNFSKVIPNEEFLVQPCDVLVPAALENQITAENANDIQASIIVEAANGPTTPQADEILAGRNVLIVPDVLANAGGVTVSYFEWVQNSQGWYWTEEEVNQRLEAMMVQSVHNILRTAERYHVSTRLAAYMVGIKPFAEAMRWRGWV
- a CDS encoding ubiquinol-cytochrome c reductase iron-sulfur subunit, with amino-acid sequence MEHKQGAPLQPGTEPHVSLDEQRGLTRRQFLTYVLGGTGAFMGTLVAAPMIVSAFDPLHRSGSANFSRTTWKVSDFDDKLPKHVKFTEHIDDAWNSQDKPNDVYVIKYQNRLMIMSHVCTHLGCHVDGSEENGQSVAPKYGNGQYWFRCPCHDSVYNIYGVPSDTSPAPEPLALYEYKIDSDGTVLVGGAVKRTKETWNQVPGPTIA
- the pyrF gene encoding orotidine-5'-phosphate decarboxylase; translation: MSEALQTVLCEPRYDGVRRATYVALDVPTWTQAEALVHRFGPAVDGYKVGLELFFGDGPVALSALRSMGKRVFLDVKLHDIPNTVAGALRAIARFEVEMVNVHASGGPAMLMAAREALDQAAGAAGAVRPLLLAVTVLTSLGTSDLQALGWGGPQAEPEALVERWAGLAARCGLDGVVASALEARRIRAAAPPGFEIVVPGTRPAGAPRHDQVRSLTPGEAMKAGATRLVLGRAVTRADDPLAALASVWDEMAGV